The Impatiens glandulifera chromosome 3, dImpGla2.1, whole genome shotgun sequence genome contains a region encoding:
- the LOC124931362 gene encoding pyruvate kinase isozyme A, chloroplastic-like — protein MAQSLQFSLSISPASAQSIHNRLTSKPSTHFWTRRTTPRTVKSDSSSLSHYPGSPVSKLANFTSTTPHHIRSSATELDAEIIVDKVTEAELKENGFRSTRRTKIICTIGPATAGFDELEALAVGGMNVARLNMCHGTREWHHQVIERVKRLNTEKGYAVAIMIDTEGTETRMGDLDDSASSAKAEDGDVWTFTIRSLASPLPARTVSVNYEGFVEDVDVGDELLVDGGMVRFEVIEKIGPDTKCCCTDSGLLLPRANLHLWRKGKLVQGRTAMLPTISSKDWLDIDFAITEGVDFIAISFVKSAEVITHLRSYIDAKSIHSDIDIIAKIESVDSLKNMDEIILASDGVMVARGDLGAQIPLEQIPSIQMKVVQLCRQLNKPVIVASQLLESMIEYPIPTRAEVADVSEAVKQQTDALMLSGESAMGQYPQKALSVLRSVSLRMEKWFREEKPLKDPKLPNIKPSSTNTISKELCLAAAKMANKLGVDAIFVFTKTGHLASLLSCCRPDCPIFAFTPSLSVRRRLNLQWGLMPFRLDFSEHDTETNLKKTFTLLKARGMIDSDNVIISVSDELQSIQVISVP, from the exons ATGGCGCAATCATTACAATTTTCATTATCAATTTCTCCGGCATCTGCTCAATCTATTCATAACAGGCTTACTTCCAAGCCTTCCACTCACTTCTGGACGCGGCGAACAACCCCCCGTACAGTCAAATCCGACTCCTCTTCACTCTCTCATTATCCCGGATCACCGGTTTCTAAACTCGCCAATTTTACTTCAACGACGCCGCATCATATTCGGTCGTCGGCGACGGAACTGGATGCTGAGATCATCGTTGATAAGGTGACGGAGGCGGAGCTGAAGGAAAATGGGTTCAGAAGCACAAGGAGGACCAAAATTATCTGTACGATCGGCCCTGCTACCGCCGGCTTTGACGAGCTGGAGGCGCTTGCCGTCGGTGGGATGAACGTAGCTAGATTAAACATGTGCCATGGCACACGCGAATGGCATCATCAGGTGATTGAACGAGTTAAGAGATTGAATACAGAGAAAGGGTATGCTGTAGCAATAATGATAGATACGGAAGGGACTGAGACTCGGATGGGCGATTTGGATGATTCAGCTTCTTCAGCTAAGGCTGAG GATGGTGATGTTTGGACCTTCACAATTCGATCACTTGCTTCGCCTTTGCCAGCACGTACAGTTAGTGTGAATTATGAGGGGTTTGTGGAAG ATGTGGATGTGGGTGATGAACTTCTTGTGGATGGTGGAATGGTGAGGTTTGAAGTCATTGAGAAAATTGGACCCGATACCAAGTGTTGTTGTACTGATTCCGGTTTGTTATTACCCCGAGCCAACCTTCATTTATGGAGAAAGGGAAAACTAGTTCAAGGTCGAACTGCAATGCTTCCCACAATTTCTTCTAAG GACTGGCTGGACATTGACTTTGCAATTACTGAGGGAGTTGACTTTATTGCAATTTCTTTTGTCAAGTCTGCTGAAGTTATCACTCATCTGAGGAGCTATATTGATGCCAAGTCCATCCACAG TGATATTGACATAATCGCAAAGATAGAAAGTGTCGACTCTTTGAAGAACATGGACGAGATTATTCTAGCATCAGACGGTGTGATGGTCGCCAGAGGAGATCTGGGGGCACAAATACCCCTAGAACAAATTCCATCAATTCAAATGAAAGTTGTTCAGCTTTGCAGACAGCTGAATAAACCGGTAATTGTTGCCTCCCAACTGCTTGAATCTATGATAGAATACCCTATACCAACGAGAGCAGAGGTTGCCGATGTTTCTGAAGCAGTAAAGCAGCAGACAGATGCTTTAATGCTTTCTGGTGAATCAGCCATGGGACAATACCCTCAAAAGGCATTATCTGTGCTGAGAAGTGTCAGTTTAAGGATGGAGAAATGGTTTAGGGAAGAGAAGCCCCTCAAGGACCCAAAACTACCAAATATTAAGCCATCATCAACAAATACAATCTCAAAGGAGTTATGCTTAGCTGCTGCCAAAATGG CCAACAAGCTGGGAGTTGATGCCATCTTTGTTTTCACTAAAACCGGTCATCTGGCATCACTCTTGTCATGCTGTCGGCCAGACTGTCCAATCTTTGCATTTACACCTTCATTGTCAGTTCGGAGACGCCTGAACCTGCAATGGGGTCTGATGCCATTCCGGCTTGACTTCTCCGAACATGATACCGAAACCAACCTAAAGAAGACTTTCACACTTCTTAAAGCAAGAGGGATGATCGACTCTGACAATGTCATTATCTCTGTCTCTGACGAGCTCCAGTCTATTCAGGTGATTTCCGTtccttga
- the LOC124932316 gene encoding uncharacterized protein LOC124932316, with protein sequence MKIQPVDINFNPVDDTFRNEPAVKPVLKSRLRRLFERNFPVRLPSVETNLNLVKHGSGEFDPSSVCLAKMVQNFIEYGSDKQDSLKCNSKSCNCFNRNCGDNSEEDNDSSDFSSADACRVLKSLVQCACVVERKLLGDTSRIVENNKFSKLKDECCRKIVTDGLIALGYDASICKSRWEKSSLCPAGEYEFVDVLIEGGERFIIDIAFRSEFEIARSTKTYKSILQKLPNIFVGKSERLQSIISIVSEAAKQSLKKKGMHFPPWRKAEYVKAKWLSPCTRTKPNIIMIDKEEVLSDDIDEEPTMFALTAAAAAAAGDDDDEEENKKKWELPKVGIQKPLSGVKMVTGLASVINDNNP encoded by the exons ATGAAGATTCAGCCTGTTGATATCAATTTCAACCCAGTTGATGATACTTTCCGGAATGAGCCCGCAGTGAAACCTGTTTTGAAGTCACGGCTGAGGCGTCTGTTTGAACGAAACTTTCCGGTGAGACTTCCATCGGTTGAAACGAACCTTAATTTAGTAAAGCATGGTTCCGGTGAGTTCGATCCGAGCTCTGTTTGTTTGGCGAAGATGGTGCAGAATTTCATTGAATATGGAAGCGATAAGCAGGATTCGCTGAAATGTAACAGTAAAAGCTGTAATTGCTTCAACAGAAACTGCGGCGATAACTCCGAGGAAGACAATGACTCTTCTGATTTCTCATCTGCCGATGCATGCAGAGTTCTGAAA AGTTTGGTTCAATGTGCATGCGTTGTTGAAAGAAAGCTGCTGGGGGACACATCAAGAATCGTGGAGAACAACAAGTTTTCAAAGCTTAAAGATGAATGTTGCAGAAAGATTGTCACTGATGGCCTTATAGCTCTTGGATATGATGCTTCTATCTGCAAATCTCGCTGGGAAAAATCCTCTCTTTGCCCGGCCG GGGAATATGAATTTGTGGATGTATTGATAGAAGGGGGGGAGAGGTTTATAATCGATATAGCCTTCAGATCAGAATTCGAAATCGCTAGATCAACAAAAACATACAAATCAATCCTCCAGAAGCTTCCAAACATATTTGTAGGGAAATCTGAGCGTCTGCAGTCAATAATCTCGATTGTTTCAGAGGCGGCGAAACAGAGTCTGAAGAAGAAAGGTATGCACTTCCCTCCATGGAGAAAAGCTGAATATGTGAAGGCTAAATGGTTATCTCCCTGCACCCGAACCAAACCGAACATAATCATGATCGACAAAGAAGAAGTATTATCTGATGATATTGATGAAGAACCTACTATGTTTGCTTTaactgctgctgctgctgctgctgctggagatgatgatgatgaagaagagaataaGAAGAAATGGGAACTGCCAAAGGTTGGAATTCAGAAGCCTTTGTCTGGAGTAAAGATGGTGACTGGTTTAGCTTCTGTCATTAACGACAACAATCcctaa
- the LOC124929738 gene encoding protein ELC-like, with product MVSSSAIEFIDASLSYTNTSKYSLSYQDSSQKWIIRDHLLSLLRDFPSLEPSCDQFTHNDGTTVNLLNISGHIPIPPRSSSTTVPLIIWVHENYPFIAPMIFVVPNPNRILTDHPHVDSSSGSISSPYLLMWNGNNSNLSKLVQNIVNIFSFTHEANHRNSSHPSLVSRQEAIDRLTCSLHYDVDVLRNEAEKELEALWALQGKMSDRAEVATSMIIALEEEKQSLENRVVELMNGADSLIDWLEDNDQMITRFNDDDDHDDAFRGVDDEEDRVLGCLAEDMAVDDVIYELDKALNKGVIPFRLYIKQVRELSREQFFNRALLVKLRGPQILYHYSP from the coding sequence ATGGTGTCTTCATCCGCAATCGAATTCATCGACGCCTCCTTGTCATATACAAACACTTCCAAATACTCTTTATCCTACCAAGATTCAAGTCAAAAATGGATAATTCGCGACCATCTCCTCTCCCTACTCCGCGACTTCCCCTCGTTAGAACCGTCGTGTGACCAATTCACCCACAATGACGGCACCACCGTCAATCTCCTTAACATCTCCGGTCACATCCCCATCCCACCACGTTCTAGTTCCACTACGGTGCCTCTCATCATTTGGGTACACGAGAATTACCCTTTTATAGCCCCTATGATCTTCGTCGTTCCGAATCCAAACAGAATCCTAACCGATCACCCTCACGTTGACTCCTCATCGGGGTCCATTTCTTCTCCTTACTTGCTCATGTGGAATGGCAATAATAGTAATCTCTCCAAGTTGGTACAAAACATAGTCAACATTTTTTCCTTTACCCATGAAGCGAATCATCGTAATTCATCACACCCAAGTCTTGTTTCGAGGCAGGAAGCGATCGATCGTCTGACTTGTTCCCTCCATTACGACGTCGATGTACTTAGAAACGAGGCGGAGAAGGAATTGGAGGCGCTATGGGCTCTCCAAGGGAAGATGTCGGATCGAGCTGAAGTCGCAACTAGTATGATAATTGCACTTGAGGAAGAGAAACAGAGCTTGGAAAACAGAGTTGTTGAGTTGATGAATGGAGCTGACAGTTTGATTGATTGGTTGGAAGACAATGATCAAATGATCACGAGATTtaacgatgatgatgatcatgatgatgCATTTAGAGGAGTTGATGATGAGGaagatagggttttgggttGTTTGGCTGAGGATATGGCTGTGGATGATGTGATTTATGAACTTGATAAGGCATTGAATAAAGGGGTTATACCATTTAGGTTGTATATTAAACAGGTTAGAGAATTGAGTAGAGAACAGTTCTTCAATAGGGCATTACTTGTTAAATTGAGGGGGCCCCAAATACTTTATCATTATTCACCTTGA